Proteins from a single region of Dysosmobacter acutus:
- a CDS encoding low molecular weight protein-tyrosine-phosphatase, whose amino-acid sequence MHRILFVCHGNICRSPMAECLLKDMVRNRSGDFLISSAATSTEEIGNPIHPGTRRKLKEMGVPLCGHRAVQLTPRDYGLYDWILGMDSANIRNILRITGGDPKEKVRRLLDFSKRPRDIADPWYTGDFDVTYEDIREGCIALLQALK is encoded by the coding sequence CTGCACCGTATTTTATTTGTCTGCCACGGCAATATCTGCCGCTCTCCCATGGCGGAATGTCTGCTGAAGGACATGGTCCGCAACCGGTCCGGCGACTTCCTCATCTCCTCCGCCGCCACCAGCACCGAGGAGATCGGCAATCCCATCCACCCGGGCACCCGGCGGAAATTGAAGGAGATGGGCGTCCCGCTCTGCGGCCACCGGGCCGTTCAGCTCACGCCCCGGGACTATGGGCTCTATGACTGGATCTTAGGCATGGACTCCGCCAACATCCGAAACATCCTCCGCATCACCGGCGGAGACCCCAAAGAGAAGGTTCGGCGGCTGCTGGACTTTTCCAAGCGGCCAAGGGACATTGCAGACCCCTGGTATACCGGGGACTTTGACGTCACCTATGAAGACATCCGGGAGGGCTGCATCGCCCTCCTGCAGGCCTTAAAATAG
- a CDS encoding EAL domain-containing protein produces the protein MKKSRSVFRTILIPLILILLLEACLLLGGIRASGVVDKLDQNAGDILSKQAENRRGYLEGSMVGTWSDLSLLAADINETTRRMLSSGEVSLETLDSKSEECAQLVLNISDELITTLYSKKVSGIFVVFNTRDLDGKSRSPRTGFYIRDLDPASTPSYRNADLLLERAPIAVVKGLNISTDNAWQPLFNFEEEYPRFLYDPFQAAFHAEEVSNAQDYGYWNPEPYILPGDDRWAVSYSIPLILEDGTIYGVLGVDLLTDYLKSLLPSAELFDDKQGSYLLAVEEDGRYTTVLSTGPILPQNGMGETFALEQKEDGHLYFDMEGERYFAAMQPLNLYNSNTPFAHQRWVLIGAVREDQLYSFSNQVLEVLTTVVLMCLAAGLLGSVLVSRRLSAPIRELSEEVALAQRDRGGLPQLSHTGITEIDRFSGAITNLSREVLDASTKFLRIMEMASVEMGGFELRQNEDLVYVTDNFFPLMGLDDILVPELTVQRFRELMEERNQTLEHHPSPDGSELYRIPVPRGGVRYLRYETTREGERHVGLVEDVTASTLERLRIEHERDYDLLTGLYNRPAFQRTAAELFAHPETLKHAAMIMLDLDNLKTTNDRFGHDWGDQYIRRAGQCFAANAPAGTLCARVSGDEFFLLYHGYESREEIREAIRSLREAIRGTALTLPSGEVLHISASGGVAWYPEDSTSMNELTKFADFAMYQVKQSRKGELADFDLGVYSREEFLLQNKREFHQFIEQELVTYFFQPIVSAKTGRAVAYEALMRVDLPTLRSPEAVLRIAREEGKLSEIERMTWYKASEAFCKLQENQLVTNDSLLFLNSIANQCMSQEDWEAYKKEFLLLQPRVVVEITESEHLDQESTRAKRRMLGVSGMFALDDYGSGYNSEKNLLELTPQFIKVDISIIRDIDTDRNKQQIVANIVAYAHEREMYIIAEGLETAAEVKKVLDLDVDLLQGYYLARPAAVPPQISQAAVELLRSHSGK, from the coding sequence ATGAAGAAAAGCAGGTCGGTTTTTCGCACAATTTTGATTCCCCTGATTCTGATCCTGCTGTTGGAGGCCTGTCTGCTGTTAGGCGGTATCCGGGCCAGCGGGGTTGTGGATAAGCTGGATCAGAATGCCGGGGATATTCTGAGTAAGCAGGCGGAAAACAGGCGGGGATATTTGGAGGGGTCCATGGTGGGCACTTGGTCAGACCTCTCCCTGCTTGCCGCCGACATCAACGAGACCACCCGGCGGATGCTGAGCAGCGGGGAGGTGTCCCTTGAAACGCTGGACAGCAAATCGGAGGAGTGCGCCCAATTGGTGCTGAACATCAGCGACGAGCTGATCACTACGCTTTACAGCAAGAAGGTATCAGGCATCTTTGTGGTGTTTAACACCCGGGACCTGGACGGTAAGAGCAGATCTCCCCGCACCGGGTTTTATATCCGCGACCTGGACCCGGCATCCACACCTTCTTACCGCAATGCCGATCTTTTGCTGGAGCGTGCGCCCATTGCTGTGGTAAAGGGACTGAACATCTCCACGGACAACGCATGGCAGCCCCTGTTCAACTTTGAGGAGGAGTATCCCAGGTTCCTCTATGATCCGTTTCAGGCGGCCTTTCATGCGGAGGAAGTCTCCAATGCCCAGGACTATGGATACTGGAACCCGGAGCCCTACATCCTCCCAGGAGACGACCGGTGGGCGGTATCGTATTCCATCCCGCTGATTTTGGAGGATGGGACGATTTACGGCGTATTAGGGGTAGACCTGCTGACCGACTATCTCAAATCCCTGTTGCCTTCCGCCGAGCTCTTTGACGATAAGCAGGGCTCTTACCTGTTGGCTGTGGAAGAGGACGGCAGATATACCACGGTCTTAAGCACCGGGCCGATCCTTCCCCAGAACGGAATGGGAGAGACGTTTGCTCTGGAGCAAAAGGAGGATGGGCACCTCTATTTTGACATGGAGGGAGAGCGTTACTTTGCGGCTATGCAGCCGCTGAACCTCTATAATTCCAACACGCCCTTTGCGCACCAGCGCTGGGTGCTGATCGGCGCTGTCCGGGAGGACCAGCTCTACAGCTTCTCCAACCAGGTGCTGGAGGTTTTGACCACGGTGGTACTGATGTGTCTGGCGGCGGGGCTGCTTGGCAGCGTTTTGGTGAGCCGGAGGCTCTCCGCCCCCATCCGGGAGCTCTCTGAAGAGGTGGCTCTTGCCCAGCGGGACCGGGGAGGCCTGCCTCAGCTTTCACATACCGGTATCACGGAGATCGACCGGTTTTCCGGCGCCATCACAAACCTGAGCCGGGAGGTGTTGGACGCCTCCACCAAATTCCTGCGGATCATGGAGATGGCCAGCGTGGAGATGGGCGGCTTTGAGCTCCGTCAAAACGAGGACCTGGTCTATGTGACGGATAATTTCTTCCCGCTGATGGGCCTGGATGACATCCTGGTGCCGGAGCTGACCGTCCAGCGGTTCCGGGAGCTGATGGAGGAGAGAAATCAGACGCTGGAGCACCATCCGTCACCGGATGGAAGCGAGCTGTACCGCATCCCCGTGCCGCGGGGAGGAGTGCGCTATCTGCGCTATGAGACGACCCGGGAGGGGGAGCGGCACGTAGGGCTGGTGGAGGATGTCACGGCCAGCACATTGGAGCGGCTGCGCATCGAACACGAGCGGGACTACGACCTGCTGACCGGGCTCTATAACCGGCCGGCCTTCCAGCGCACGGCGGCGGAGCTGTTTGCCCATCCGGAGACGCTGAAACACGCGGCCATGATCATGCTGGACCTGGACAATCTGAAAACCACCAACGACCGGTTTGGGCACGACTGGGGAGATCAGTACATCCGCAGGGCAGGCCAGTGCTTTGCCGCCAACGCGCCGGCCGGCACGCTCTGCGCCAGAGTGTCCGGAGACGAGTTTTTCCTGCTGTACCACGGATATGAGAGCCGTGAGGAGATTCGAGAGGCGATCCGCAGCCTGCGAGAGGCGATCCGCGGCACTGCGCTGACGCTGCCCAGCGGCGAGGTGCTCCACATCAGCGCCTCCGGCGGCGTGGCATGGTATCCCGAGGACAGCACAAGCATGAATGAGCTGACCAAGTTTGCCGACTTTGCCATGTATCAGGTCAAGCAGTCCCGCAAGGGAGAGCTGGCGGATTTTGACCTGGGCGTGTACAGCAGGGAGGAGTTCCTGCTTCAGAACAAGCGGGAATTCCATCAGTTCATAGAGCAGGAGCTGGTCACGTATTTCTTTCAACCCATTGTCAGCGCCAAAACCGGCAGGGCGGTGGCCTACGAGGCGCTGATGCGGGTGGATCTGCCCACGCTGCGCTCCCCCGAGGCAGTGCTCCGGATTGCCCGGGAGGAGGGAAAGCTCTCTGAGATCGAGCGTATGACCTGGTACAAGGCCTCCGAGGCATTCTGCAAGCTGCAGGAGAACCAACTGGTGACCAATGACTCGCTGCTGTTTCTCAACTCCATTGCCAACCAGTGCATGAGCCAAGAGGACTGGGAGGCATATAAGAAGGAGTTCCTGCTGCTCCAGCCCCGGGTCGTGGTGGAGATCACCGAATCGGAGCATCTGGATCAGGAGTCCACCCGGGCAAAGCGGAGGATGTTAGGGGTGTCCGGCATGTTTGCTCTGGACGATTATGGAAGCGGATACAACAGCGAGAAGAATTTGCTGGAGCTGACGCCCCAGTTCATCAAAGTCGACATCTCCATCATCCGGGACATCGACACGGACCGGAACAAGCAGCAGATTGTGGCCAACATCGTGGCCTATGCCCATGAGCGGGAGATGTACATCATCGCGGAGGGGCTGGAGACCGCGGCAGAGGTGAAGAAGGTCCTGGATCTGGATGTGGATCTGCTCCAGGGCTATTACCTGGCCCGTCCGGCGGCGGTACCACCTCAGATCTCGCAGGCGGCGGTGGAGCTGCTGCGATCTCACAGCGGGAAGTAG
- a CDS encoding cyclic-di-AMP receptor, giving the protein MNEHATDKLILAVLQGDDYAETVSELNRNGFSATLLSSTGGFLKKKSTTVMIGVPREKLNEALTILKRCAGRRKRTIYREVTVPHTGELSAMPLIPVDVEVGGAAVFVLDIQQMEKY; this is encoded by the coding sequence ATGAATGAACATGCAACTGACAAGCTGATCCTGGCGGTCTTGCAGGGAGACGACTATGCCGAAACCGTGTCGGAGCTGAACCGGAACGGGTTTTCCGCAACGCTGCTCAGTTCTACTGGCGGATTTCTGAAAAAAAAGAGCACCACTGTGATGATCGGCGTCCCAAGGGAAAAGCTGAACGAAGCACTGACAATCCTCAAGCGATGCGCGGGCCGGCGGAAGCGGACCATCTACCGGGAGGTCACGGTGCCCCACACTGGGGAGCTGAGCGCCATGCCCCTGATTCCGGTGGATGTGGAGGTCGGCGGAGCCGCGGTATTCGTACTGGACATTCAGCAGATGGAAAAATATTGA
- a CDS encoding prephenate dehydrogenase has translation MKTVVIAGLGLIGGSMAKAFRAHTDWRVLGWNRTRAVAEQALAEGAIDGIADESDIAACDLLIPVLYPRSTIAFLRANIPMMKKGAVIVDLVGVKTAVIDAVEPLAVAHGLRYTGGHPMAGLAKGGFQRSFADLYKGANMILVPTAATAEGDLENLGALFQSLGFGRIKVCDKKTHDRMIAHTSQLAHVVSNAYVKSPVSANYVGYTGGSYKDMTRIACLNEMIWKELFLYNREALLAETDALIAHIAEVRDALQDGDEVKLEELLRQGRLCKEEIDRLNSEEPSE, from the coding sequence ATGAAAACAGTGGTCATTGCGGGGCTGGGCCTGATCGGCGGCTCCATGGCGAAGGCGTTTCGGGCCCACACCGACTGGCGGGTCCTGGGGTGGAACCGCACCCGGGCGGTGGCGGAGCAGGCGCTGGCGGAGGGGGCGATTGACGGCATTGCCGATGAGAGCGACATTGCGGCGTGCGACCTGCTGATCCCCGTGCTCTATCCCCGGAGCACCATTGCGTTTTTGCGCGCCAATATTCCCATGATGAAAAAAGGCGCTGTGATCGTGGATCTGGTGGGCGTCAAGACGGCTGTGATCGACGCGGTGGAGCCTCTGGCCGTAGCGCACGGCCTGCGTTACACAGGCGGCCACCCCATGGCTGGTTTGGCAAAGGGCGGCTTCCAGCGGTCCTTTGCCGATTTGTATAAAGGGGCCAACATGATTCTGGTCCCGACGGCGGCCACGGCGGAGGGCGACCTGGAGAACTTGGGTGCCCTGTTCCAAAGCCTTGGGTTTGGGCGGATCAAGGTCTGTGACAAAAAGACCCATGACCGGATGATCGCCCACACCTCCCAGCTGGCCCACGTGGTGTCCAACGCCTATGTGAAGAGTCCGGTGTCCGCCAACTACGTGGGGTATACCGGCGGCAGCTATAAGGACATGACCCGGATTGCCTGCCTCAATGAGATGATCTGGAAGGAGCTGTTCCTCTACAACCGGGAGGCGCTGCTTGCGGAGACCGACGCGCTGATCGCCCACATCGCCGAGGTGCGGGACGCCCTGCAGGACGGGGACGAGGTGAAACTGGAGGAGCTGCTGCGGCAGGGGCGCCTGTGTAAAGAGGAGATCGACCGGCTGAACAGTGAGGAACCTTCTGAGTAA
- a CDS encoding extracellular solute-binding protein, with product MRRYVRMAVAALAALMLGGCGNETQQLLDPENPVTISVWTYYNGDQLASFNALVDEFNETEGKEQGIYVEGFSQGSVNDLEANVMAAAQGKVGAGEVPNIFAAYADTAYALDQMGQAADLSAYLSEEEQAKYVDSYLEEGRFSKDGGLKIFPTAKSTEIFMLNETDWEEFADATGASYSDLATVEGLVATAQAYYEWTDAQTPEKNDGKAFFGRDAMANYFLIGAMQLGCELFAVEDGRMTLHFDENVVRKLWDNFYVPYVKGYFASSGRFRSDDIKTGNIVSFVGSCSGATFFPNQVIISDTESYPIEMMVLPCPSFEGGEAYAVQQGAGMVVTTASEAEVYASVQFLKWFTSDERNIQFSVNSGYLPVTKSANDMEAIVSSGAQVDDVMERILTVAVDTVNNNMLYTPRAFSNGTTARSILEYSMSDLAAADRQTVEERLEAGQDLEEACAEFISEEYFQHWYTQTLTQLKALEG from the coding sequence ATGAGACGGTACGTGCGTATGGCTGTTGCTGCGCTGGCGGCATTGATGCTTGGAGGCTGCGGCAATGAGACGCAGCAGCTGCTGGACCCGGAGAATCCTGTCACGATCAGTGTGTGGACCTACTATAACGGCGACCAGCTGGCCTCGTTCAACGCGCTGGTGGATGAATTCAATGAGACCGAGGGCAAAGAGCAGGGCATCTATGTGGAGGGCTTCAGCCAGGGCAGCGTCAACGACCTGGAGGCCAACGTGATGGCCGCGGCCCAGGGTAAGGTGGGGGCCGGTGAGGTGCCCAATATTTTTGCCGCCTACGCCGATACGGCCTATGCGCTGGACCAGATGGGACAGGCGGCGGACCTGAGCGCCTACCTCAGCGAGGAGGAGCAGGCAAAGTACGTGGACAGCTACCTGGAGGAAGGCCGCTTTTCCAAGGACGGGGGATTGAAGATTTTTCCAACCGCCAAGTCCACGGAAATCTTTATGCTCAACGAGACGGACTGGGAGGAGTTTGCAGACGCCACCGGAGCCAGTTACAGCGATCTGGCCACGGTGGAGGGGCTGGTTGCCACGGCCCAGGCGTATTATGAGTGGACGGATGCACAGACGCCGGAAAAAAACGATGGAAAGGCATTTTTTGGAAGAGACGCCATGGCCAACTATTTCCTCATCGGGGCCATGCAGCTTGGCTGTGAGCTCTTTGCGGTGGAGGACGGCAGGATGACGCTGCACTTTGATGAGAATGTGGTGCGCAAGCTGTGGGACAACTTTTATGTGCCTTATGTGAAGGGATACTTTGCCTCCTCCGGCCGGTTCCGCAGCGACGACATCAAGACCGGAAACATCGTCTCCTTTGTGGGCTCCTGCTCCGGCGCCACCTTTTTCCCCAACCAGGTGATCATCAGCGACACTGAGAGCTATCCCATTGAGATGATGGTTCTGCCCTGCCCCTCTTTTGAAGGCGGAGAAGCTTACGCGGTTCAGCAGGGCGCCGGCATGGTGGTGACCACCGCCTCCGAGGCGGAAGTCTATGCTTCCGTGCAATTTCTCAAGTGGTTTACCAGCGACGAGCGGAACATCCAGTTCTCCGTCAATTCCGGGTATCTGCCGGTGACGAAAAGCGCCAACGACATGGAGGCCATTGTGAGCAGCGGCGCCCAGGTGGACGATGTGATGGAGCGAATCCTCACGGTGGCGGTGGATACGGTCAACAACAATATGCTCTATACGCCCCGGGCCTTTTCCAACGGGACAACGGCCCGCAGCATCCTTGAGTATTCCATGAGCGACCTGGCCGCGGCCGACCGGCAGACGGTGGAAGAGCGGCTGGAGGCGGGGCAGGACCTGGAGGAAGCCTGCGCAGAATTCATCTCTGAGGAGTATTTCCAGCATTGGTATACCCAGACCCTGACCCAGCTCAAGGCGTTGGAAGGGTAA
- a CDS encoding cation:proton antiporter, which yields MSYHYLLDLALIILSTKLLGLVTQRIQMPQVVGALLAGLILGPACLNILGETAFLTQLSEMGVIVLMFTAGLGTDVQELKHSGKAGFLVALLGVLVPLAMGTCLAWLAGRSGVIAYGGFLEAVFVGTILTATSVSITVETLRELGKLETTVGNTILAAALIDDVLGLIALTLVSSLAGSGESIALVLVKILLFFLFVAVVSLVVLWFFRWLVYCGKGKNLRRYPVLAFVLCLLMAYCSEEFFGVADITGAYAAGLMISCTPKAKYIESKFEPLSYLLLTPVFFAGIGINVQLPQMSGSMILFSLLLLVVSVLSKLVGCGLGARFCRFDKKESLQVGVGMVCRGEVALIVANRGLALGVLSSAMMTPVIITVIGGTILTPVLLKIAFRTPSKPEASSLLDHYQETEQLDYVSEQLLEENRKSLESGRKQTD from the coding sequence ATGTCGTATCACTATTTGTTGGATCTGGCTCTCATCATTCTCAGCACAAAGCTTCTGGGGTTGGTAACCCAGCGGATTCAGATGCCCCAGGTGGTGGGCGCGCTGCTGGCGGGCCTGATTTTAGGCCCCGCCTGCCTGAACATCCTGGGTGAGACCGCGTTTCTCACGCAGCTTTCGGAAATGGGCGTCATTGTCCTGATGTTCACCGCCGGCCTGGGCACGGACGTACAGGAGCTTAAGCACAGCGGAAAGGCGGGCTTCTTAGTGGCCCTGCTTGGCGTGCTGGTCCCGCTGGCGATGGGTACATGCCTTGCTTGGCTGGCCGGGCGGAGCGGGGTAATCGCTTACGGCGGGTTCCTTGAGGCTGTGTTTGTGGGCACCATCCTCACCGCCACCTCGGTGAGCATTACGGTGGAGACTCTCCGGGAACTGGGAAAGTTGGAGACCACGGTGGGCAACACCATTCTTGCGGCAGCGCTGATCGACGACGTTTTGGGACTGATCGCCCTGACTCTGGTCAGCTCTCTGGCGGGCAGCGGGGAGAGCATTGCCTTGGTCCTTGTGAAAATACTGCTGTTCTTCCTTTTCGTCGCGGTGGTCAGTCTTGTGGTACTGTGGTTCTTCCGCTGGCTGGTGTATTGCGGAAAAGGGAAAAATCTCCGCCGCTATCCGGTTTTGGCCTTTGTCCTGTGCCTTTTGATGGCCTACTGTTCCGAGGAGTTTTTCGGCGTTGCGGATATCACCGGCGCTTATGCCGCCGGGCTGATGATCTCCTGCACGCCAAAGGCCAAATACATCGAGTCCAAATTTGAGCCGCTTTCTTACCTGCTGCTCACTCCCGTCTTTTTCGCCGGCATCGGCATCAATGTGCAGCTGCCGCAGATGAGCGGTTCGATGATTTTGTTTTCCCTGCTGCTGTTGGTCGTGTCGGTCCTCTCCAAACTGGTGGGCTGCGGGCTCGGCGCCCGTTTTTGCCGGTTTGACAAGAAGGAGTCTCTGCAGGTGGGCGTGGGCATGGTCTGCCGCGGCGAGGTGGCCCTGATTGTTGCAAACCGCGGCCTTGCCCTGGGCGTTCTCAGCTCCGCCATGATGACGCCGGTGATCATCACCGTGATCGGAGGCACTATTTTGACGCCGGTGCTGCTGAAAATCGCCTTCCGGACTCCCTCCAAGCCGGAGGCCAGCTCCCTTCTGGACCACTATCAGGAGACGGAGCAGCTGGACTATGTGTCTGAACAGCTTCTGGAGGAAAACCGGAAGAGTCTGGAGAGCGGCCGCAAGCAGACCGATTAA
- a CDS encoding ornithine cyclodeaminase family protein has product MKHDILFMNDAVVNSLVANDMSLVMEDVEKCLSIFDKGDVINPSKCVMRWGNTPEDENVYGRINAMPGYVGGDVNMAGIKWIGSGPQNYKKGLPRASVTVILNDPDTKLPLAVSDATTVSAKRTGAAGGLAIKYLARKDVKTVLICGAGAQGRTQLEAALLVRPGIEQVYIYDLFLDRAQAFADEMSAKFGVKVTATETVEPAAREADVIITVTLANEPFVEAEWLKKGCLMVQMADYEVTYDCVRKASKIVCDTWDGIKHRMISPIALMYSQGLLKDEDIYSELGGIINGKKPGRENDDEIIYFNAVGMGIEDLCVVAHAYKLAVEQNKGVQVNYWEK; this is encoded by the coding sequence ATGAAACACGATATCCTGTTCATGAACGACGCGGTCGTCAACTCCCTGGTGGCCAACGATATGAGCCTTGTGATGGAGGATGTGGAAAAGTGCCTGTCCATCTTTGACAAGGGCGATGTGATCAATCCCAGCAAGTGCGTGATGCGCTGGGGCAATACGCCGGAGGATGAGAATGTCTACGGCCGCATCAACGCCATGCCCGGCTATGTGGGCGGCGACGTCAACATGGCCGGCATCAAGTGGATCGGCAGCGGTCCTCAGAACTATAAGAAGGGCCTGCCCCGCGCCAGCGTCACCGTCATCCTCAACGATCCGGATACCAAGCTGCCCCTGGCGGTTTCCGACGCCACCACCGTCAGCGCCAAGCGCACCGGCGCGGCCGGCGGCCTGGCTATCAAGTATCTGGCCCGCAAGGACGTGAAAACCGTCCTGATCTGCGGCGCCGGCGCCCAGGGCCGCACTCAGCTGGAGGCCGCTCTGCTGGTTCGCCCCGGCATTGAGCAGGTGTACATCTACGACCTGTTCCTGGATCGCGCCCAGGCCTTTGCCGACGAGATGTCCGCTAAGTTCGGCGTCAAGGTGACCGCTACTGAAACCGTGGAGCCCGCCGCCCGGGAAGCCGATGTCATCATCACCGTCACACTGGCCAACGAGCCCTTTGTGGAGGCCGAATGGCTGAAGAAGGGCTGCTTGATGGTCCAGATGGCCGACTACGAGGTGACCTATGACTGCGTTCGCAAGGCCAGTAAGATCGTCTGCGACACCTGGGACGGCATCAAGCACCGCATGATCAGCCCCATCGCCCTGATGTACAGCCAGGGCCTGCTGAAGGATGAGGACATCTATTCCGAGCTTGGCGGAATCATCAACGGTAAGAAGCCCGGTCGTGAGAACGACGATGAAATCATCTACTTCAACGCCGTCGGTATGGGCATCGAGGACCTGTGCGTGGTTGCCCACGCCTATAAGCTGGCCGTGGAGCAGAACAAGGGCGTCCAGGTCAACTACTGGGAGAAATAA